Genomic window (Streptomyces cadmiisoli):
GCCCTTATCGCGCCCAGCGCCATCATGTCGCTGGCGCAGACCACCGCCGTGCAGTTCCGGTCGATGAGGGCCGTGGTGGCCGCCTGGCCGCCCTCCAGGGTGTACAGCGAGTGCTGCACCAGGTCGGACTCGACGGTCTGCGCGCTCAGGCCCAGCTGGTCCTGCATCGCGCGGACGAAGCCCTCGATCTTGCGCTGCACCGGGACGAAGCGCTTCGGGCCGAGCGCCAGCCCGATCCGGGTGTGGCCCAGCGAGACCAGGTGCGTGACGGCCAGGGTCATGGCGGCCCGGTCGTCGGGGGAGATGAACGGCGCCTGCACCTTGGGCGAGAAGCCGTCGACCAGCACGAACGGCACGCCCTGTGCGCGCAACTGCTCGTAACGCTGCATGTCGGCGGTGGTGTCCGCGTGCAGACCGGAGACGTAGATGATGCCGGCGACACCGCGGTCGACCAGCATCTCGGTCAGCTCGTCCTCGGTCGAGCCGCCGGGGGTCTGGGTGGCGAGGACCGGTGTGTAGCCCTGCCGGGTCAGCGCTTGGCCGATGACCTGGGCCAGCGCCGGGAATATCGGGTTCTCCAGCTCCGGCGTGATCAGGCCGACCAGGCCGGCACTGCGCTGTCGGAGCCGTACCGGTCGTTCGTAGCCGAGGACGTCCAGTGCGGCCAGCACGGACTGGCGGGTGGTGGCGGCGACGCCGGGCTTCCCGTTGAGGACGCGGCTGACGGTCGCTTCGCTCACCCCCGCCTGAGCAGCGATGTCGGCAAGCCGTGTGGTCACAGGGTGGGACTGTACCGGCCGTATGTCGCCTTGCACACCAATCGGACGCCGGGCGCGGGCGGTTGGCCGGCCCGTTGCGGGTTGCTGCGTCATCGCGTCCCCTCGTGAAACGTCTGGCAAGAGCTTGCAGAGTCTTGCACAACTACGTCCGTCCCCGCTCAGTAGCGGTAGGTAGCGGTCTCAGGATGGCGCATGAGAGGTCACGCACGGATAACTTCGGTGATCTCTTGCACTTTTTTTCTGCAAGGTCTTTCGCAACGCTTACAGCGCTGTTACGTTCACGTCGCCCGGCGGCCGCAACGGCGCAGTCGGCAAGTCACAGGGGCGGCGGACGGGACCGCCACCTGTAGCACACGGGCTTTCACCCTCAAGGAGAACTCATGCGGCGTGGCATAGCGGCCACCGCGCTGGTGGCGTCCCTCGCCCTCGCGGCGACGGCCTGCGGCGGAGACGGCGACAGCGGCGACAAGGCCGACGGTCCGGTCACCCTCACCTGGTGGGACACCTCCAACGCCACCAATGAGGCACCGACGTACCAGGCCTTGGTCAAGGAGTTCGAGGCCGCCAACAAGGACATCAAGGTCAAGTACGTCAACGTGCCCTTCGACCAGGCGCAGAACAAGTTCGACACGGCCGCCGGCTCCAAGGGCGCCCCGGACGTGCTG
Coding sequences:
- a CDS encoding LacI family DNA-binding transcriptional regulator, with the protein product MTTRLADIAAQAGVSEATVSRVLNGKPGVAATTRQSVLAALDVLGYERPVRLRQRSAGLVGLITPELENPIFPALAQVIGQALTRQGYTPVLATQTPGGSTEDELTEMLVDRGVAGIIYVSGLHADTTADMQRYEQLRAQGVPFVLVDGFSPKVQAPFISPDDRAAMTLAVTHLVSLGHTRIGLALGPKRFVPVQRKIEGFVRAMQDQLGLSAQTVESDLVQHSLYTLEGGQAATTALIDRNCTAVVCASDMMALGAIRAARQRGLEVPKDISVVGFDDSPLIAFTDPPLTTVRKPVPAMGQAAVRTLLEEIGGTPAPHSEFVFMPELVVRGSTASAPGERNRP